A single genomic interval of Coccidioides posadasii str. Silveira chromosome 1, complete sequence harbors:
- a CDS encoding uncharacterized protein (EggNog:ENOG410PIZR~COG:O~BUSCO:16364at33183) yields MESGYQFNTLPTPSVFLTSVIRELSSIVLEPVSTSPSPGVLRAPHNSDSVHNPLSSLSPETLAKVEPILLTLHCLFPNEFLLALDLLDRKLIRKYLRTNTSTAQDTTHGTYFVLSSSTRIEKQPTRSSSQAPRSPPGASQQHSGIDLPERYYEIHLHSWNCTCPAFAVASFSSLSQDTPELESSDLKEADGHITQDWRFGGLLARGITGGGSGDRCSSSPAICKHLLACALASQCPDLFAHGVEQIAVNEAEMAALYAG; encoded by the coding sequence ATGGAATCTGGATATCAGTTTAATACCCTCCCTACCCCATCAGTCTTCCTAACATCAGTCATCCGTGAACTTTCAAGCATTGTTCTGGAGCCAGTATCAACATCTCCTAGCCCTGGTGTCCTACGTGCTCCTCATAATTCGGACTCAGTTCACAACCCACTCTCGTCCCTATCTCCCGAAACACTAGCAAAAGTCGAGCCTATCCTTTTGACACTTCATTGCCTCTTCCCTAATGAATTCCTCTTAGCCTTGGATCTCCTAGACCGGAAACTCATCAGAAAATACCTTCGCACAAACACTTCTACTGCACAAGATACCACACACGGAACGTACTTTGTGCTCTCTTCGTCGACAAGAATAGAGAAACAACCAACTAGAAGCTCAAGTCAGGCACCCCGCTCCCCACCAGGTGCTAGCCAGCAGCATTCAGGAATCGACCTACCGGAAAGGTATTACGAAATCCACCTCCATTCATGGAATTGCACTTGTCCCGCTTTTGCAGTGGCGTCATTCTCGTCTCTGAGCCAGGATACACCAGAGCTGGAGTCTAGTGATCTCAAGGAAGCGGACGGTCATATCACGCAGGACTGGCGATTCGGTGGCTTACTTGCACGGGGAATAACGGGCGGTGGGAGCGGAGATCGATGCTCATCTAGCCCGGCGATATGTAAGCATTTGCTTGCTTGTGCTCTCGCATCCCAGTGCCCGGACCTATTTGCGCATGGAGTCGAACAAATTGCCGTGAATGAAGCGGAAATGGCAGCCCTGTATGCCGGATGA
- a CDS encoding uncharacterized protein (EggNog:ENOG410PIZR~COG:O~MEROPS:MER0002652) has protein sequence MDTTYGCVACYLAYLARKYREYGKEKSQAEFNSLARDFWECCRGKFWAVDATAQQDCEEFFLALINNLMAEFDIPGRDVQPLTHMFQTVYKVRTKCQNCGIVSYSPKSIDYVLRTSPPETGSLTLHEAIERTFTEHTSDYHCIDCRHTGPAVRRTVIRDAPEILVIRVNRHRSGGGKLVNKIRYNEKFDLTGALEPYARDKDKELLKYELYSTIFHEGNDVHGGHYYAHVRTPDDRWVYVNDEDIGESSASDALGDNTEGHSASSVPYVLIYIRKPFNCPDPVSKLTTDDSLFHETLATIDESAIKHIEQTDRPSGQDVQNPASPNDNRSEADLKASFEFPNPGEDSDIEVGNSPPIRSGMPAPVATKWEGQPAEITVKVTMGEMVLTGVLRGILKRSRRQVSSPRRGSLPPERPQGVTKRHRLSKQTTRNAQTAEDASGDTTPKATTQTSAAEAGCHQ, from the exons ATGGATACGACTTATGGGTGCGTTGCGTGTTACCTAGCCTACCTGGCTAGGAAGTATCGGGAGTACGGTAAAGAGAAAAGTCAAGCCGAATTCAACAGTCTAGCCCGGGACTTTTGGGAGTGCTGTCGAGGGAAGTTCTGGGCTGTGGATGCTACCGCACAGCAAGATTGTGAGGAGTTTTTCTTAGCCCTTATAAATAACTTGATGGCCGAATTTGACATCCCAGGACG GGATGTCCAGCCTTTGACACACATGTTCCAAACGGTGTATAAAGTGCGGACCAAATGCCAGAACTGTGGCATAGTTTCTTATTCTCCAAAGAGCATCGACTACGTTTTGCGCACTTCTCCGCCCGAGACCGGCTCATTAACACTCCATGAAGCCATTGAGAGGACCTTTACTGAACACACTTCAGATTATCATTGCATTGATTGCAGACATACCGGGCCAGCAGTCCGTCGTACAGTCATTAGGGATGCGCCTGAAATTCTCGTCATTCGGGTTAACCGCCACCGCTCTGGGGGAGGCAAGCTAGTAAATAAGATACGATACAATGAGAAATTTGACTTGACCGGCGCTCTTGAACCGTATGCGAGAGATAAGGATAAGGAGCTCTTGAAATATGAGCTCTACAGCACGATTTTCCATGAAGGAAATGACGTCCACGGCGGTCATTACTACGCACATGTGAGAACCCCCGATGATAGATGGGTATATGTGAACGACGAGGATATCGGAGAGTCTTCTGCGAGCGACGCTCTCGGGGATAACACGGAGGGGCACTCTGCCTCAAGTGTGCCATATGTTTTGATCTATATCCGAAAACCTTTCAACTGTCCGGACCCTGTATCCAAGTTGACAACTGACGACAGTTTATTCCACGAAACTTTAGCGACTATCGACGAATCAGCGATAAAGCATATCGAGCAGACGGACCGACCGTCAGGTCAAGACGTGCAAAATCCTGCAAGTCCGAATGACAACAGATCTGAGGCAGATTTAAAGGCGAGTTTTGAGTTCCCAAACCCGGGAGAGGATTCAGATATCGAGGTTGGAAACTCGCCTCCAATTCGTTCTGGCATGCCCGCGCCTGTTGCGACAAAGTGGGAGGGCCAACCGGCAGAGATCACAGTCAAGGTAACTATGGGCGAAATGGTTTTGACGGGAGTATTAAGGGGTATATTAAAAAGAAGCCGCAGGCAAGTCTCTTCTCCTCGCAGAGGTTCGCTTCCGCCGGAAAGGCCACAAGGCGTGACAAAGAGACACAGGTTATCGAAGCAAACCACCAGGAACGCGCAGACAGCGGAGGATGCATCCGGCGATACAACCCCAAAGGCCACTACTCAAACATCTGCAGCAGAGGCTGGTTGTCATCAATAG